The sequence ATTCCCTGGCCATTTCCATCAAAATTTTCCTGAAATATCTGGCTGAAACCAAATATAGGAAGTCCTAAAAGTAATGCATTGAGTAATTGTCTTTTCATAATAATTATTTTTTTGTATTCTTATTCCAAGTTAAACAAAAAAATAATTTCAATTCATATATAAGTGATATGTGAGATGTTTTTTAATAAAATTTTAATCTTTCCTAATTTCTGTTAAAAAATTCATTTTTAATACATCATACAAAGAATGTCTACTCACTAAAATTGAAGCAATAGAAGAGACCATTCCTGCCAACATCAAGTGAAAAATCAAAGAATGTCTGTCGGTCATTTCTAAAACAATGATCGCTGAAGTAAACGGAGCTCTGGTGATTCCTGTAAGAAAAGCGACCATCCCTGCGAGAATGACAACATTTGTTTCATTTGGTGTTAAACGAATTGCTCCAGAAATTACCGATCCAATACTTGCACCCGCTGTTAAAGCCGGAGCGAAAATTCCACCTGCACCGCCGGAAGTGAAAGATAGTGCAGGACCCAACATTCTCAAAATCGGAACATACCAATCTTCGTGTTTGTCCTGAGTGAAAAGTACACGTTCCATAATTTCTTTTCCTGAACCTAAAACTTCGCGGCTGATAAAAAAAGATATGCATGCAATCAATAAAGCACAGCCCACAAGAAATAAAACATTGGCTTTGTCTGTTTTTAGTTTTCTTTTTTCCAATCATTCATTTTCAGCATGGTTACGGAAAGTTGACTTGCCAAAATTCCTGCAATTCCACCCACCAAAATAATGGGAAACATCACCATTAATGAAACATCATTCGTTTTTGGATAACCCAAATATAAATAGGAGCCTGCTAAGGTCTGTGCTGTTAAACCCGCAATAATAACCGCCGTGAAAAGTGCAGTTTTAAAATAATTGATATGGGTCTTTGAAAGTTCTTCAACCGCAAATACAATTCCTCCAAGAGGCGTATTAAAAGCGGCTGCCAATCCGGCTGCAGCTCCGGTCATAATCATGTTTTTCTTTGATATTTTCGGCCACCATTCCGGAAGATATTCATTTACTTTTCTAAAAATCGAACCGGCAATCTGAATAGTTGGTCCTTCACGACCGACTGCGCCACCACCAATAACTAATACAACAGATGAAATTATTTTAAAAACAATAATTTTTAAACTTAAAAGACTGCGTATTTTTTTATGCTCTTTCGGGTTTGCCAATTCTACAGCAGCCATCACTTGTGGAATTCCACTGCCTTTTGCGTAAGGTGCAAATTCTTTTACCAGCCACCATGAAAGTACAAAACCAACCGGAGCGATGAAGAAAATCATCCAATCATGCCAGTTGAGAATGAAGTGTAATAAATTTTCACCCCAAGCAAATATTTTCGCATACATTACTGCAAAAAAGCCCGTAATCACCGAACCAATCCAAAAGGGAATAGCCTGAAGCAGATTGTGCTTCAGCTGTTCGTTTCGGATGTTGTCGAAAGATTTTTTGAGACCTTTGCGAATCGATGACAAAATTTTACGCATAACTCAAAAATAGATTAATTTTTATTAAAATGAAAAATTAAATATTAAATTTCATTCAGAAATTTCGGAATTAATAATATTTAAATAAAAAAATAGACAAAAAAACCTCCGAAAAAAATTCGAAGGTTATATTTTAAAGTATTGGCAATTACTCATTACCAATTATTCATTGCTTATATCTCGGTGTTCAAATCCCAGTTTTGAAGATAATCGTGAACGTGCTTCAGCATCATTCCACCTAGAGAACCGTCTACAACTCTGTGATCGTAAGAATGAGACATGAACATCAACTGACGGATAGCGATAACATCACCATCTTTAGTTTCAAGAACTGCAGGTTTTTTAACGATAGCTCCGATTGCCATAATTGCAACCTGAGGTTGAGGGATAATAGGAGTTCCCATCAAGTTTCCGAAGCTTCCTACGTTAGAAATCGTGTATGTTGCACCTTGAGTATCTTCAGGTCTTAATTTTTTATTTCTTGCTCTGTAAGCCAAATCGTTGATTGCTTTTGCCAAACCTGACAATGATAACTGATCCGCATTTTTAATTACAGGAACAATCAAGTTTCCGTCTGGTAAAGCGGTTGCCATACCGATGTTGATGTTTTTCTTTTTAATGATATTATCACCGTTGATAGAAACATTGATCATTGGGAAATCCTGAATTGCTTTCACAATTGCTTTCACAAAAATCGGCATGAAAGTCAATTTTTCACCTTCACGTTTTTCGAACATATCTTTGTTTTTCGCTCTCCATTTTACAACGTTGGTAACGTCTGTTTCGATGAAAGAGGTTACGTGAGGAGCAATATGTTTTGCTTTCACCATGTTTTCAGCGATGATTTTTCTCATTCTGTCCATAGGAATGATTTCGTCACCTGCAGCTACAGAAATTGTAGAAGCTGGTGCTGAAGTTACCGCTGGTGGAGTAGAAGCTGCCTGAACCGGAGTTACTTGTTGCTGAACAGCCTGCTGAGGCTGGTTTCCTCTGTTGGAAACGTGTGATAAAATATCTTCTTTAGTAATTCTTCCTTCCAAACCGCTTCCTTTGATGGTTTTCAGTTCAGATTCAGAAATATTTTCTTGTTGAGCGATAGATTTTACTAGTGGAGATAAATAAAGGTCTCCCGAAAATTCTACGTGAGAAGTAGCTGTTGGATTTAAAGGCTCTTCAATTGCTTTGATCGTTTCTGCATCCGGAGATGAAGTTTCAGATTTTACTTCGTCAGTAGTTGTACTTCCACCTTCTCCTTCAATCTCTAAAATAGCGATGGCTTCACCTACTTTTGCAACTTCGTCTTTTTGTTTTAAGATTTTTACGATTTTCCCCGAAACCGGTGTTGGTACATCCGAGTCTACCTTGTCTGTTGCAATTTCTACTACCGAATCATCTTCTTTTACCTGATCACCTTCATTGAATAACCAAGTGATCACCGTAGCTTCCATCACGCCTTCACCCATAGAAGGAAGCAATAATTTGTATTCTGCCATTTTCTAATTTTAGATTTTGACAAATATATAAAAAAAATCGGTTTTTTTATGAAATAGATAATTTTAGAAAAATTCGATGTAAATATTT comes from Chryseobacterium sp. 3008163 and encodes:
- a CDS encoding dihydrolipoamide acetyltransferase family protein, which gives rise to MAEYKLLLPSMGEGVMEATVITWLFNEGDQVKEDDSVVEIATDKVDSDVPTPVSGKIVKILKQKDEVAKVGEAIAILEIEGEGGSTTTDEVKSETSSPDAETIKAIEEPLNPTATSHVEFSGDLYLSPLVKSIAQQENISESELKTIKGSGLEGRITKEDILSHVSNRGNQPQQAVQQQVTPVQAASTPPAVTSAPASTISVAAGDEIIPMDRMRKIIAENMVKAKHIAPHVTSFIETDVTNVVKWRAKNKDMFEKREGEKLTFMPIFVKAIVKAIQDFPMINVSINGDNIIKKKNINIGMATALPDGNLIVPVIKNADQLSLSGLAKAINDLAYRARNKKLRPEDTQGATYTISNVGSFGNLMGTPIIPQPQVAIMAIGAIVKKPAVLETKDGDVIAIRQLMFMSHSYDHRVVDGSLGGMMLKHVHDYLQNWDLNTEI